A single genomic interval of Nerophis ophidion isolate RoL-2023_Sa linkage group LG11, RoL_Noph_v1.0, whole genome shotgun sequence harbors:
- the oprd1b gene encoding opioid receptor, delta 1b, producing the protein MEFPTFPPGDMYVSLPPFNSTISDALLLGSPSGSNGTDTPVARESRDTARVVIAISITALYSLICVVGLLGNILVMYGVVRYTKMKTATNIYIFNLALADALATSTLPFQSANYLMSTWPFGQLLCKVVIAIDYYNMFTSIFTLTMMSVDRYVAVCHPVRALDFRTPAKAKIINICIWMLSSVVAVPVMVMAVAKVTDKGNVDCRILFPKPEWYWDTMTKICVFIFAFLVPVLVITICYGLMILRLKSVRLLSGSKEKDRNLRRITRMVLVVVAAFIVCWTPIHIFIIVRTMVKIDHNNLLVMASWHLCIALGYTNSSLNPVLYAFLDENFKRCFRDFCLPYRTRMEHNSFSRGRNSAREPMSVCAPAATDRPPA; encoded by the exons ATGGAGTTCCCCACTTTCCCCCCGGGTGACATGTACGTGTCGTTACCTCCCTTCAATTCTACCATCTCCGATGCGCTCCTGCTGGGGTCGCCAAGCGGGAGCAACGGAACCGACACGCCCGTGGCTCGGGAGTCTCGGGACACGGCGAGGGTCGTCATTGCCATTAGTATCACCGCCCTCTACTCGCTCATCTGCGTGGTGGGACTGCTGGGCAACATCCTCGTCATGTACGGCGTGGTCAG GTACACCAAGATGAAGACGGCCACCAACATCTACATCTTCAACCTTGCTCTCGCGGACGCCTTGGCCACCAGCACCTTACCCTTCCAGAGCGCCAATTACCTCATGAGCACGTGGCCTTTCGGGCAGCTGCTGTGCAAAGTGGTCATCGCCATCGACTACTACAACATGTTCACCAGCATCTTCACGCTCACCATGATGAGCGTGGACCGCTACGTGGCCGTCTGTCACCCCGTGAGGGCCCTTGACTTCCGCACGCCAGCCAAGGCCAAGATCATCAACATTTGCATCTGGATGCTGTCCTCCGTCGTAGCCGTCCCTGTGATGGTCATGGCTGTTGCCAAGGTGACAGACAAAG GCAACGTGGATTGCAGAATCCTTTTTCCCAAACCGGAGTGGTACTGGGACACCATGACAAAAATCTGCGTGTTCATCTTCGCCTTTCTGGTGCCCGTCTTGGTCATCACCATCTGCTACGGTCTGATGATCCTGCGCCTCAAGAGTGTACGTCTCCTCTCCGGGTCCAAAGAGAAGGACAGGAACCTGCGGCGGATCACTCGGATGGTCCTGGTGGTCGTGGCGGCCTTCATCGTTTGCTGGACTCCCATACATATCTTCATCATCGTCAGGACCATGGTGAAAATTGACCACAACAACCTCCTGGTGATGGCAAGCTGGCATCTGTGCATCGCTCTGGGCTACACCAACAGCAGCCTCAACCCGGTCCTGTACGCCTTCCTGGATGAGAACTTCAAGAGGTGTTTCAGGGACTTCTGCTTGCCCTATCGCACCCGCATGGAGCATAACAGCTTCTCCAGGGGTCGCAACAGCGCCAGGGAGCCAATGTCCGTTTGTGCCCCCGCTGCCACGGACAGACCGCCCGCATGA